Proteins from one Xanthobacter autotrophicus Py2 genomic window:
- a CDS encoding 2-oxopropyl-CoM reductase (carboxylating) (PFAM: pyridine nucleotide-disulphide oxidoreductase dimerisation region~KEGG: nca:Noca_4827 FAD-dependent pyridine nucleotide-disulphide oxidoreductase), which translates to MFNACKSGVYAARNVMGLDAHYEAKDFPDFLHTHYEVSWLGLGEEEARKKFKNVIIIKMPPDNPNGLNIGLPAGDRVTLYSLAKLHMSGFQKLVIDGDTRRVLGAHHVGYGGKGCVSVSERPRQGRLDGR; encoded by the coding sequence ATGTTCAATGCCTGCAAGAGCGGAGTCTATGCAGCGCGCAACGTGATGGGACTCGATGCCCATTACGAGGCGAAGGATTTCCCGGATTTTCTGCACACCCACTACGAAGTGAGCTGGTTGGGCCTCGGTGAGGAAGAGGCCCGGAAAAAGTTCAAGAACGTCATCATCATTAAGATGCCGCCGGACAACCCGAACGGCCTCAACATTGGTTTGCCTGCGGGCGACCGCGTGACGCTGTATTCGCTGGCCAAGCTACACATGTCTGGCTTCCAAAAATTAGTCATCGATGGCGACACTCGGCGCGTCTTGGGCGCTCACCATGTGGGCTACGGGGGCAAAGGATGCGTTTCAGTGTCTGAACGTCCTCGTCAAGGAAGGCTTGACGGTAGATGA
- a CDS encoding Phosphosulfolactate synthase (PFAM: (2R)-phospho-3-sulfolactate synthase ComA~KEGG: drm:Dred_1677 phosphosulfolactate synthase) — translation MHARSERPWLGVLGLDAVIDRRLRRPRQRGITMVIDTGLGQIATADILEIAAPHVDHWKFAFGTSALMPAHVLRHKLELLAAYGLLTYPGGTLLEAAIVQQHCRVYMRQARELGFQAVEISDGTIDLPADRRRRVIDCARDAGLVAITEVGKKDPSRQPGAAELAEQALQDLECGAAWVIVEARESGHGIGIYDNAGALKDGFLEEIASLMGKSTDRLIWEAPQKDQQAALVRRFGANVSLGNVAAREALALEALRSGLHYETLSQIVECERAAGQWDPAMSEAPDERAVTEQLALHEVSSHG, via the coding sequence ATGCACGCTAGATCGGAGCGCCCATGGCTCGGCGTGCTGGGCCTCGATGCCGTCATCGACCGGCGGCTGCGGCGGCCGCGCCAGCGCGGCATTACGATGGTCATCGACACTGGCCTCGGCCAAATTGCGACCGCCGACATCCTGGAGATCGCGGCGCCGCACGTCGATCACTGGAAGTTCGCCTTCGGCACCTCGGCGCTGATGCCCGCGCATGTGCTGCGCCACAAGCTGGAACTACTGGCCGCGTACGGTCTGCTCACCTATCCAGGCGGCACCCTGCTGGAAGCGGCGATCGTGCAGCAGCATTGCCGGGTCTACATGCGGCAGGCACGCGAACTCGGCTTTCAGGCCGTGGAGATTTCCGACGGCACCATCGATCTGCCGGCGGATCGCCGCCGCCGGGTGATCGATTGCGCCCGCGATGCCGGGCTGGTCGCGATCACCGAGGTCGGCAAGAAGGACCCGAGCCGGCAGCCGGGGGCTGCCGAACTGGCGGAGCAGGCGCTGCAGGATCTCGAATGCGGCGCGGCGTGGGTGATCGTCGAAGCCCGCGAGTCGGGCCACGGCATCGGCATCTATGACAATGCCGGTGCGCTGAAGGACGGGTTTTTGGAAGAGATCGCCAGCCTGATGGGCAAGTCCACCGACCGGCTGATCTGGGAAGCGCCGCAGAAGGATCAGCAGGCAGCGCTGGTCCGACGGTTCGGCGCCAATGTCAGCCTCGGCAACGTTGCGGCACGGGAAGCGCTGGCGTTGGAGGCGCTGCGCTCGGGGCTGCATTACGAAACGCTGTCGCAAATCGTCGAATGCGAGCGAGCCGCCGGCCAATGGGACCCGGCCATGTCGGAGGCTCCGGACGAGCGGGCTGTCACCGAACAGCTAGCACTGCACGAGGTCTCCAGCCATGGCTGA
- a CDS encoding fumarate lyase (PFAM: fumarate lyase~KEGG: nca:Noca_4818 fumarate lyase), with amino-acid sequence MTGWSFGSQIYGSAWSTLALRALFDDLPRTRRWLDILATLAEVQGEFAVIPAENAAAVAKACRAVVLDESFFADVRAGYEATGHSTAGLIQAVRRRSPEAGEWFHFGATVQDVTVSWLMLALDEAREHLLVDLDRAIVAATRLCLEHRDTVKPGRTHGRQGLPITFGFKVAGWLAEMRRHRQRFSEVAARMGVGQLCGGVGSLSALGSRGLEVHQAFCERRGLRPPATSWTISRDVIVEWGHLLVLVAGTADRIGHEIYCLQRDEIDEVREGASREQIGSITMPHKRNPELSEHLGPLSRVVCANAAALAESLPHAHERDGRAWKVEWHAVLELSMAAGKTMQLLERLDVDGERMRSNLEASGGQTGSEAVMLALAAQLGKQTAHGLVHRIAGEAANCGRPFCTVLVEDSAVAAVLSAAEIEHPLDDAVQTAQCGALVDGVLGQDN; translated from the coding sequence ATGACCGGCTGGTCCTTCGGCTCTCAGATCTACGGCAGCGCTTGGTCGACGCTGGCGCTCCGCGCGCTCTTCGACGACCTGCCGCGCACCCGCCGCTGGCTCGACATACTGGCGACGCTGGCCGAGGTGCAGGGCGAGTTCGCTGTGATCCCGGCGGAAAATGCGGCGGCAGTCGCCAAGGCCTGCCGCGCCGTGGTGTTGGACGAGTCTTTCTTCGCCGACGTGCGGGCTGGCTATGAGGCGACCGGGCATTCGACGGCGGGACTCATTCAGGCTGTGCGCAGGCGATCTCCGGAGGCGGGCGAGTGGTTTCACTTCGGCGCGACGGTACAGGATGTCACCGTCAGCTGGCTGATGCTGGCGCTTGACGAGGCCCGCGAACACCTCCTCGTCGATCTCGATCGGGCGATCGTGGCCGCGACGCGACTCTGCCTCGAGCACCGCGACACCGTGAAGCCGGGCCGGACCCATGGCCGGCAGGGGCTGCCGATCACCTTCGGTTTCAAGGTTGCCGGATGGCTGGCCGAGATGCGCCGGCACCGCCAGCGCTTCAGCGAGGTGGCGGCGCGGATGGGCGTCGGACAGCTCTGCGGCGGCGTCGGCAGCCTGTCGGCGCTCGGCTCGCGCGGCCTCGAAGTGCACCAGGCGTTTTGCGAACGGCGCGGGCTTCGCCCGCCGGCGACGTCCTGGACAATAAGTCGCGACGTGATCGTCGAATGGGGGCACCTGCTGGTTCTGGTCGCTGGCACCGCCGATCGGATCGGCCACGAAATCTACTGCCTGCAGCGCGACGAGATCGACGAGGTGAGAGAAGGGGCGAGCCGCGAGCAGATCGGCAGCATCACCATGCCGCACAAGCGCAATCCGGAACTCTCCGAGCATCTCGGCCCGCTGTCGCGGGTGGTCTGCGCCAACGCCGCGGCGCTGGCCGAGAGTCTTCCGCACGCCCACGAGCGCGATGGCCGCGCCTGGAAGGTGGAGTGGCATGCGGTGCTGGAACTCTCCATGGCGGCGGGCAAGACGATGCAGTTGCTGGAGCGCCTCGATGTCGATGGCGAGCGGATGCGAAGCAACCTCGAAGCTTCCGGCGGCCAGACCGGTTCCGAGGCGGTGATGCTTGCGCTCGCGGCGCAGCTGGGCAAGCAGACCGCCCATGGACTGGTGCACCGGATCGCGGGCGAAGCGGCGAACTGCGGCCGGCCGTTTTGCACGGTGTTGGTGGAAGATTCAGCGGTCGCGGCGGTGCTGTCGGCGGCGGAGATCGAGCATCCGCTCGACGACGCGGTGCAGACGGCTCAGTGCGGCGCGCTGGTCGACGGCGTGCTGGGGCAGGACAACTGA
- a CDS encoding short-chain dehydrogenase/reductase SDR (PFAM: short-chain dehydrogenase/reductase SDR; KR domain protein~KEGG: nca:Noca_4814 short-chain dehydrogenase/reductase SDR), with product MSNRLKNEVIAITGGGAGIGLAIASAALREGAKVALIDLDQGLAERSAAMLSTGGAVAKGFGADVTKAADITAAITSAEQTIGSLTGLVNNAGIAGFGSVHDADAAAWDRIMAVNVTGTFLASKAALAGMLERHKGTIVNFGSVAGLVGIPTMAAYCAAKGAIVNLTRQMAADYSGRGVRVNAVCPGTVTSTGMGQQLLGSDTSPEVQARRLAKYPIGRFGTPEDIAEAVIFLLSDQAAFVTGAAFAVDGGMTAI from the coding sequence ATGTCGAATCGCTTGAAGAATGAAGTCATCGCGATCACTGGCGGCGGCGCCGGTATCGGGCTCGCTATAGCAAGCGCGGCGCTGCGCGAGGGGGCGAAGGTTGCGCTGATCGACCTCGACCAAGGTCTGGCGGAGCGATCCGCGGCGATGCTCAGCACCGGTGGCGCAGTGGCGAAGGGTTTTGGTGCTGACGTCACCAAGGCGGCAGACATCACCGCGGCCATCACCTCCGCCGAACAGACCATTGGCTCGCTGACGGGGCTCGTCAACAACGCCGGTATCGCCGGCTTCGGCTCAGTTCATGACGCCGACGCGGCAGCCTGGGACCGGATCATGGCAGTCAACGTGACGGGGACCTTTCTGGCCTCCAAGGCCGCGCTCGCCGGCATGCTGGAACGACACAAGGGCACGATCGTCAATTTTGGCTCCGTCGCTGGCCTCGTCGGCATCCCGACCATGGCGGCCTACTGCGCAGCCAAGGGCGCAATCGTCAATCTGACGCGTCAGATGGCGGCGGACTACTCGGGCAGGGGCGTTCGGGTCAACGCCGTCTGTCCCGGCACCGTCACCTCGACCGGCATGGGGCAGCAGCTGCTTGGCAGCGATACCAGCCCGGAAGTTCAGGCTCGCCGGCTGGCGAAATATCCGATCGGGCGGTTCGGCACCCCCGAGGATATCGCCGAGGCGGTGATCTTTCTCCTGAGCGATCAGGCGGCCTTTGTGACCGGCGCGGCGTTTGCCGTGGACGGCGGGATGACGGCGATATGA
- a CDS encoding conserved hypothetical protein (KEGG: nca:Noca_4817 hypothetical protein) yields MMAHLKPTPPEPIVLSLRDRRNVVELPYRGVSIQPFDGEMTESAIMARLLGREAYRRTNVIVLRGTDDAYALVAVESRDRGPLFARIDQVEVLALPDSCRFVVDPDTDCANPSALARLAERSGVGPDGTLICQGKYDHVNFIHHADPLVIRVIEVSPPDPPKLFQLIEHVLTYADLPPMKIELERIELKDLAAKARPKAFPVPCRSGGLDDLSAPVYFLDERPAIREDWMLIGCERSLQFHRHYYGDEPPRIEMCPRAIAGARNALTMLNCCLLEFGTERDNNVMVVPWGSDLAMVEQALKEIVCYAR; encoded by the coding sequence ATGATGGCACACCTAAAACCGACACCTCCAGAGCCCATCGTCCTGTCGCTGCGCGACCGACGTAATGTCGTGGAGCTCCCCTACCGGGGCGTCAGCATTCAGCCCTTTGACGGAGAGATGACCGAGTCGGCGATCATGGCTCGCTTGCTGGGCCGTGAGGCCTACCGCCGAACCAATGTGATTGTGCTGCGCGGGACAGACGACGCTTATGCGCTGGTAGCTGTTGAGTCACGCGACCGGGGCCCGCTGTTCGCCCGCATCGATCAGGTCGAGGTTCTGGCGTTGCCGGACAGTTGCCGGTTCGTGGTCGATCCGGACACTGACTGCGCCAACCCAAGCGCTTTGGCGAGATTGGCGGAGCGGAGCGGTGTCGGCCCCGACGGCACCCTGATCTGCCAAGGAAAATACGACCACGTTAATTTCATTCATCACGCGGACCCATTGGTCATCCGCGTGATCGAGGTGAGCCCACCCGATCCACCAAAGCTGTTCCAACTTATCGAGCACGTGTTGACCTACGCCGATCTGCCGCCAATGAAGATCGAGCTGGAGCGCATCGAACTCAAGGATTTAGCAGCGAAGGCCCGTCCGAAAGCGTTTCCGGTCCCATGCCGGTCCGGCGGCCTCGACGACCTCAGCGCACCTGTTTACTTTCTCGACGAGCGACCTGCCATTCGCGAGGACTGGATGCTCATCGGCTGCGAGCGCAGCCTGCAGTTTCATCGCCACTATTATGGCGACGAACCGCCTCGCATCGAAATGTGCCCGCGCGCTATCGCTGGCGCACGCAACGCCCTCACGATGTTGAATTGCTGCCTATTGGAGTTCGGGACTGAACGCGACAACAACGTGATGGTGGTCCCTTGGGGGTCGGATCTCGCGATGGTCGAGCAGGCATTGAAGGAGATCGTCTGCTATGCACGCTAG
- a CDS encoding hypothetical protein (KEGG: nha:Nham_2424 transposase, IS4), with protein sequence MLLAMAERRLGIAERLARAFPDRRDPSRITHTLADMIRARTFAIACGYEEADNLDCLRTDPAFKLACGRLPDSGADLCSQPTLSRLENAPSLKDAIRLTFTLVDQWIASYERESASVILEGAVRAPLTIDRQGMDARSERHPQHRRWKLGRCRRVAAAETKRQTPMPPHEGLHRRLR encoded by the coding sequence ATGCTGCTGGCAATGGCCGAGCGCCGTCTGGGGATCGCCGAACGGCTTGCCCGCGCGTTTCCCGATCGCCGTGATCCCTCCCGGATCACGCATACGCTGGCCGACATGATCCGCGCCCGCACCTTCGCGATTGCCTGCGGTTACGAGGAGGCCGACAATCTGGATTGCCTGCGCACCGACCCTGCGTTCAAGCTCGCCTGCGGCCGGCTGCCCGACAGCGGCGCGGACCTGTGTTCGCAGCCGACCCTGTCGCGGCTGGAGAACGCGCCGTCGCTGAAGGATGCGATCCGCCTCACCTTTACGCTCGTGGATCAATGGATAGCGTCCTACGAACGCGAGTCGGCGTCGGTTATTCTGGAAGGTGCGGTCAGAGCCCCGCTTACGATAGACCGCCAGGGCATGGATGCGCGGTCCGAACGGCATCCCCAGCACCGCCGCTGGAAGCTCGGCCGGTGTCGTCGCGTTGCAGCAGCGGAAACGAAGCGACAGACGCCGATGCCGCCGCACGAAGGGCTGCACAGGCGGCTGAGGTAG
- a CDS encoding coenzyme A transferase (PFAM: coenzyme A transferase~KEGG: nca:Noca_4843 glutaconate CoA-transferase), giving the protein MIRDCSLGELMVTAIARTVEDGTLAFHGYGSPLVQLALHVAKRTHAPNLVLVAGATYGINPNPPFLSPTSNDWVMDRGAAHSLDIEELFDLAAAGRMQRMFLSGLQIDKWGNCNVTRLGTDRLAMKLPGGGGGCNLSCDVDQVTLWTTGHRPAPDVAGRRRFRLVEQCDFVTSLGHRGVDGRDRRSLSHRGKGPQWIVTDLGVFDFDAEGHARLRCVYPGVSINEVRDSTGFALRLAENVESMPLPDRETIALIRRLDPLHVHEHEVRAEDRDRRFAA; this is encoded by the coding sequence ATGATCAGGGATTGCAGCTTGGGCGAGTTGATGGTCACCGCGATCGCCCGCACCGTCGAAGACGGCACGCTGGCGTTCCACGGCTATGGCTCGCCGCTGGTCCAGCTTGCTTTGCATGTTGCCAAACGCACCCACGCGCCGAATCTAGTGCTGGTCGCCGGTGCGACCTATGGCATCAACCCCAATCCGCCGTTTCTCAGCCCGACCTCGAACGACTGGGTGATGGATCGCGGCGCCGCGCACTCGCTCGATATCGAGGAACTTTTCGACCTCGCCGCCGCCGGGCGCATGCAGCGGATGTTCCTCTCCGGTTTGCAGATCGACAAATGGGGCAACTGCAACGTCACCAGGCTCGGCACCGATCGGCTTGCGATGAAGCTGCCCGGCGGCGGCGGCGGCTGCAATCTGTCCTGCGACGTCGATCAGGTGACGCTGTGGACCACCGGCCATCGCCCGGCGCCCGACGTCGCCGGTCGCCGGCGCTTCCGCTTGGTGGAGCAATGCGACTTCGTCACCAGCCTCGGCCATCGCGGCGTGGATGGTCGCGACCGCCGATCGCTGAGCCATCGCGGCAAGGGCCCGCAATGGATCGTGACCGATCTCGGCGTGTTCGATTTCGACGCCGAGGGCCATGCCCGGTTACGCTGTGTGTATCCCGGCGTCTCGATCAACGAGGTTCGCGACAGCACCGGCTTCGCGCTGCGGCTGGCCGAGAATGTCGAGTCGATGCCGCTGCCGGACCGGGAGACGATCGCCCTAATCCGCCGGCTCGACCCGCTGCATGTCCACGAGCATGAGGTTCGCGCCGAAGATCGCGATCGCAGGTTCGCAGCATGA
- a CDS encoding short-chain dehydrogenase/reductase SDR (PFAM: short-chain dehydrogenase/reductase SDR~KEGG: nca:Noca_4826 short-chain dehydrogenase/reductase SDR): MNCSSIQPISSSSRACGPARSIWSDYEPACGRGDRSGLGNGLTIASRLLSRGDSVVAFDVSAKALVECEAEQWADHRDAVLTMSGDVSDEADVYHLIDQALKRRGKGDVLVNNAGITGSQFASDVHTTPVSEFDKVMAVNVRGVFLGCHAVLPHMLERRTGVIVNVASAAGFVAFPKRAAYTTSKGAVMQLTRSMAVDDAHAGIRCNALCPGMIETPMTKWLLDQPDLRTQVLARIPQNEIGTEDDVAAAAEFLLSEGARYMNGSALVMDGRYLAI; encoded by the coding sequence ATGAATTGTTCCTCAATCCAACCCATTTCATCCAGCTCTCGCGCCTGCGGGCCGGCAAGAAGCATCTGGTCGGACTATGAGCCAGCGTGTGGTCGAGGTGACCGGAGCGGCCTCGGCAATGGGCTGACTATTGCGTCGAGACTGCTGTCGCGAGGTGATTCCGTTGTCGCCTTCGACGTCTCGGCGAAGGCACTGGTTGAGTGTGAGGCCGAGCAATGGGCCGATCACCGCGATGCCGTGTTGACGATGTCGGGCGATGTTTCGGATGAAGCTGATGTCTACCACCTGATCGATCAGGCCTTGAAGCGGCGTGGAAAGGGGGACGTGCTGGTCAACAACGCGGGCATCACCGGCAGCCAATTCGCCTCGGACGTACACACGACACCGGTGTCCGAATTCGACAAGGTGATGGCGGTGAACGTGCGCGGTGTCTTTCTGGGTTGTCACGCGGTCCTGCCCCACATGCTTGAACGCCGGACCGGCGTGATCGTCAACGTCGCCTCTGCGGCGGGTTTTGTTGCGTTCCCGAAACGCGCTGCCTACACGACGTCCAAAGGTGCCGTAATGCAACTGACGCGATCGATGGCTGTAGACGATGCCCATGCCGGGATCCGCTGCAACGCCCTGTGCCCCGGGATGATCGAGACGCCGATGACAAAGTGGCTGCTCGATCAACCTGATCTACGCACGCAAGTGTTGGCACGCATCCCTCAGAACGAGATCGGAACGGAGGACGACGTAGCAGCAGCCGCGGAGTTTCTCCTGAGTGAAGGCGCTCGCTACATGAACGGCTCGGCGCTGGTGATGGACGGCCGATATCTGGCGATCTAG
- a CDS encoding coenzyme A transferase (PFAM: coenzyme A transferase~KEGG: nca:Noca_4842 coenzyme A transferase): MSNTQTITTNRRPMPSAVWTSPDKRRGLNDLAGKVKDGDVVAVGGGLSSRVPMAILRAVLRRKVRNLTVAGSAHGIDIDLLCGAGAVSCSSESYVGFEQDFGIAPNYRRACESGEVRIDDSCCYTVVQQLRAAVAGLPFMPMRSARGTSFPGLHPEYKTMICPYTGEELLLVPALIPDIAILHAQYGDAQGNLRIEGPPVLDPLFAKASRMVIASVEEIVPTERLVELGGITIPYFYVSAVAEVPMGAHPTACYPFYAYDRAHTAAYYAAARGGAGTFNTDYLEPFVLGCADHASYLRRIGGDETRRRLATWSEGTEAWMSLYREEALT; the protein is encoded by the coding sequence ATGAGCAACACGCAAACGATAACGACGAATCGCCGGCCGATGCCCTCCGCGGTCTGGACCAGCCCGGACAAACGGCGCGGCCTCAACGACCTCGCCGGCAAAGTGAAGGACGGCGACGTGGTCGCGGTCGGCGGCGGTTTGTCCTCCCGCGTGCCGATGGCGATTTTGCGCGCGGTGCTGCGTCGCAAGGTGCGCAACCTCACCGTCGCCGGCTCGGCGCACGGCATCGATATCGACTTGCTGTGCGGCGCTGGGGCGGTGTCCTGCAGCAGCGAAAGCTACGTCGGGTTCGAGCAGGACTTTGGAATCGCGCCGAACTACCGACGCGCTTGCGAATCGGGAGAAGTCCGAATCGACGACAGTTGCTGCTACACGGTGGTTCAACAATTGCGCGCCGCCGTGGCGGGCCTGCCCTTCATGCCGATGCGCTCGGCGCGAGGCACCAGCTTTCCCGGCCTGCACCCCGAATACAAGACCATGATCTGCCCCTACACTGGCGAGGAACTGCTGCTGGTGCCGGCGCTGATCCCGGATATCGCGATCCTGCATGCGCAATACGGCGACGCGCAGGGCAATCTGCGCATCGAGGGGCCGCCGGTCCTTGATCCTTTGTTCGCCAAGGCTTCACGCATGGTGATCGCCTCGGTCGAAGAGATCGTGCCGACCGAGCGCCTAGTCGAACTCGGCGGCATCACTATCCCCTATTTCTATGTCAGCGCCGTCGCCGAAGTGCCGATGGGCGCACACCCGACGGCCTGCTATCCGTTCTACGCCTACGATAGGGCGCACACCGCAGCCTACTACGCCGCTGCCCGCGGCGGCGCGGGGACCTTCAACACCGACTACCTTGAGCCCTTCGTGCTTGGTTGCGCCGACCACGCCTCCTATCTGCGGCGGATCGGCGGCGATGAGACCCGCCGGCGCCTCGCCACCTGGTCGGAAGGGACCGAGGCCTGGATGTCGCTCTATCGCGAGGAGGCATTGACATGA
- a CDS encoding Argininosuccinate lyase (PFAM: fumarate lyase~KEGG: nca:Noca_4835 argininosuccinate lyase), producing MAEAARGSPEAVLEIGNRLLEAPSERLVASAFAEEVSGQDELFRHLGLVVLAHCITLTEQGVIPPAPARLLVAALIELQQAGSGFVAEAGFGDLYTNREAYLTRVTPAVGWFGTSRARREALTTAYHLSLRERLTELGLALVRLGRAIVTVAETHVESVMPDYTYLQAAQPTSFGRYLSGFAWPALRDLQRLEALYVRVDLCPAGCGSINGSVAFQDRAAPLAHARDAMWQADLTIEAIGLAVAAVVGLDRIAEDLMSFATAEFGFVRLSDRHGRASKIMPQKRNPFVLAFVRGGANRLIGEQAGVAASGRMDSRMLPYVAAQAALLMAEVITELSSDNERARAAIDDGITCASDLAERLCLTLDLDFRTAHGVVGRLIGRLESEGRVLASLTEAELQVACRNAGAKRPLPDGLLRSALDPACCLRARGDVGGAAPREVVRQIGELACAFRQHEERLRAAERHYTVAEQRLIAEALAFTEGTA from the coding sequence ATGGCTGAGGCTGCCCGCGGATCACCTGAGGCGGTGCTGGAAATCGGCAACCGCCTGCTCGAAGCACCGTCCGAGCGCTTGGTGGCGAGCGCCTTTGCGGAAGAGGTTTCCGGACAGGATGAACTGTTCAGGCATCTCGGCCTAGTCGTTCTCGCGCACTGCATCACCTTGACCGAGCAGGGCGTGATTCCGCCGGCGCCGGCCCGTCTGCTGGTCGCGGCCCTCATCGAATTGCAGCAGGCCGGTTCGGGCTTTGTCGCCGAGGCCGGCTTTGGCGATCTCTATACCAACCGCGAGGCTTACCTCACCCGGGTCACGCCCGCCGTGGGGTGGTTCGGGACTTCGCGGGCGCGTCGCGAAGCGCTGACGACCGCCTATCACCTGTCGCTGCGCGAGCGTCTGACCGAACTCGGCCTCGCGCTGGTGAGGCTCGGCCGCGCGATCGTCACCGTGGCCGAAACCCACGTCGAAAGCGTGATGCCCGACTACACCTATCTGCAGGCAGCTCAGCCGACCAGCTTCGGCCGTTATTTGTCCGGGTTTGCCTGGCCGGCGCTCCGCGATCTACAGCGGCTGGAGGCGCTTTACGTCCGCGTCGACCTCTGCCCGGCTGGCTGCGGTAGCATAAACGGTTCGGTCGCGTTCCAGGATCGCGCCGCGCCGCTCGCCCATGCCCGCGACGCGATGTGGCAGGCCGATCTGACGATCGAGGCGATCGGGCTCGCGGTCGCGGCGGTGGTCGGGCTCGATCGCATCGCGGAGGACCTGATGAGCTTCGCCACCGCGGAGTTCGGATTCGTCCGGCTGTCCGATCGGCACGGCCGCGCCAGCAAGATCATGCCGCAGAAACGCAACCCGTTCGTGCTCGCCTTTGTGCGCGGCGGCGCCAACCGGTTGATTGGCGAGCAGGCCGGCGTGGCGGCGAGCGGGCGGATGGACAGCCGCATGCTGCCCTATGTGGCGGCGCAAGCCGCGCTGCTGATGGCCGAGGTCATCACCGAACTGAGCTCCGACAATGAGCGCGCCCGGGCGGCGATCGATGATGGCATCACCTGCGCCAGCGACCTGGCCGAACGCCTCTGTCTCACTCTCGATCTCGACTTCCGCACCGCTCATGGCGTCGTGGGCCGGCTGATCGGTCGATTGGAATCCGAAGGCCGGGTGCTGGCCAGCCTGACCGAGGCGGAATTGCAGGTCGCCTGCCGCAACGCCGGCGCCAAGCGGCCGTTGCCCGACGGCCTGCTGCGGTCGGCGCTCGATCCTGCCTGCTGCCTGCGGGCGCGCGGCGACGTCGGCGGCGCCGCGCCGCGGGAGGTGGTGCGCCAGATCGGCGAATTGGCCTGCGCTTTCCGACAGCATGAGGAGCGGCTCAGGGCGGCCGAGCGACACTATACCGTGGCCGAGCAGCGCCTCATTGCGGAGGCGCTTGCATTCACAGAGGGAACGGCATGA